The following are encoded in a window of Flavobacterium psychrotrophum genomic DNA:
- a CDS encoding mechanosensitive ion channel family protein has product MDFFHWAYKIFRNLHFSRMTANYGNLAVNLVLIAVAAFLIDLIARRILVLTMGVAAKRTKTSFDDFMVANKVPQYLAHLVPIIVIYNAVPKALEGFTYWDYIFDKSITTVGILLGLWIVRSMFHSLRDYLKEQPDYNDKPIDSYIQVVMIVLWIFAITTIILILFNTKITVLLSTFGAISAIVILIFKDTILGFVASIQVTVNDIVRIGDWITIEKFGADGDVIEINLATVKVRNFDMTTTTVPTYSLISDSFKNWRGMQNSGGRRIKRHILIKASSVKFIGDTEIEELKKIQLLTLYLEQREADIDKFNRHTGADKSLPINGRNLTNLGVFRKYINSYIERHPGVNNEMSIMCRHLQPTEKGIPIEIYMFTKDKRWINHEFIMADIFDHIIASVGYFDLEIFELPSSGKDISGL; this is encoded by the coding sequence ATGGATTTTTTTCACTGGGCATATAAAATATTCAGGAACCTGCATTTTAGCCGCATGACTGCCAACTATGGCAATCTTGCGGTTAATCTTGTGCTTATTGCCGTAGCAGCCTTTCTTATAGACCTTATTGCCCGGAGAATACTGGTTCTTACCATGGGGGTGGCTGCTAAACGTACCAAGACATCGTTTGATGACTTTATGGTAGCCAATAAAGTACCGCAGTATCTAGCACACCTTGTACCCATCATTGTTATTTATAATGCCGTACCAAAAGCACTTGAAGGCTTTACATACTGGGATTATATATTTGATAAAAGCATTACAACTGTAGGCATATTACTTGGGCTATGGATAGTGCGCAGTATGTTCCATTCATTACGCGATTATCTTAAAGAGCAGCCCGATTATAATGATAAGCCCATAGATAGTTATATACAGGTAGTAATGATCGTGTTGTGGATATTTGCCATAACTACCATTATCCTTATATTGTTCAATACCAAGATTACCGTGCTGCTTAGTACCTTTGGTGCAATATCGGCTATTGTAATCTTAATTTTTAAAGATACTATATTGGGGTTTGTAGCCAGCATTCAGGTTACCGTTAACGACATTGTGCGCATAGGCGACTGGATAACCATAGAAAAATTTGGTGCAGATGGCGATGTTATCGAAATTAACCTTGCTACCGTTAAGGTGCGTAATTTTGATATGACTACTACAACCGTGCCTACATATAGCCTGATATCTGACTCGTTTAAGAACTGGCGCGGTATGCAAAACAGTGGTGGCAGGCGTATTAAAAGACACATACTTATCAAAGCATCCAGCGTAAAGTTTATAGGAGATACCGAAATAGAGGAACTTAAAAAGATACAGCTTCTTACCCTCTACCTGGAACAGCGCGAAGCCGATATTGATAAATTTAACCGCCATACTGGTGCAGATAAATCATTACCCATAAATGGTCGTAATCTTACTAACCTGGGCGTTTTTCGTAAGTACATTAACAGCTATATAGAGAGGCATCCCGGTGTAAATAACGAAATGAGCATTATGTGTCGCCACCTGCAACCTACAGAAAAAGGCATTCCTATAGAAATTTATATGTTTACTAAAGATAAGCGCTGGATAAACCACGAGTTTATAATGGCCGATATCTTTGACCATATTATTGCATCAGTCGGCTATTTTGACCTCGAAATTTTTGAACTCCCATCTTCCGGAAAAGATATTAGCGGACTATAA
- the recG gene encoding ATP-dependent DNA helicase RecG, which produces MNNLLETPIEYLKGVGPARGELLRKELGIHKYADLLNLYPNRYIDRTRYYRINELMNSGSEVQVVGKVIHLKTLGEKRTRLVATFTDGTGEMELVWFQGQKWIRENIKLNAPYVIFGKASAFNGVFNMAHPEMEPMAEHEASLRSAMQPIYPSTEKLTQRGITNKVVNKIMQQVFTETQALFTEVLSPALLKELDLLPKNAALFNIHFPKSQDLLLRAQFRLKFEELFFIQLQLITKNLVRKHKIKGHPFGNVGEYFTDFYNNHLPFELTNAQKRVIKEIRNDMGQPAQMNRLLQGDVGSGKTIVALMSMLLALDNGFQACLMAPTEILANQHFMGLSELATPLGINIKILTGSTKTAERRIIHESLESGELHIIIGTHALLEDKVKFKNLGLAVIDEQHRFGVEQRSKLWKKNEIPPHVLVMTATPIPRTLAMSLYGDLDISVIDELPPGRKPIQTVHRYDGNRLKVWKFLKDEIAKGRQVYIVYPLIQESEKMDYKDLMDGYESISRDFPLPQYSVSIVHGKMKPAEKDSEMARFAANKTNIMVATTVIEVGVNVPNASVMVIESAERFGLSQLHQLRGRVGRGADQSYCILMTGEKLSNDTKTRLETMCRTNDGFEIAEVDLKLRGPGDIMGTQQSGVLNLQIADLVKDRDILMLARQYAIALLKADPGMNLPENAALRNAYIELTKKKNIWNYIS; this is translated from the coding sequence ATGAACAACCTACTCGAAACCCCCATAGAATACCTTAAAGGTGTGGGTCCGGCACGCGGAGAGCTGCTCCGGAAAGAGCTGGGTATTCATAAATATGCCGACCTGCTCAACCTTTACCCCAACCGCTATATAGACCGTACCCGCTATTACCGCATTAACGAGCTTATGAACAGCGGCAGCGAAGTACAGGTAGTTGGTAAGGTTATCCACCTTAAAACATTAGGAGAAAAACGCACCCGCCTTGTTGCTACTTTTACCGATGGTACTGGTGAAATGGAACTGGTTTGGTTTCAGGGGCAAAAATGGATTCGGGAAAATATTAAACTCAACGCTCCGTATGTAATTTTTGGCAAAGCAAGTGCCTTTAACGGCGTGTTTAATATGGCACACCCTGAAATGGAGCCAATGGCAGAACACGAGGCAAGTCTTCGCAGTGCCATGCAGCCCATTTACCCCAGCACCGAAAAGCTAACGCAACGCGGCATTACAAATAAGGTTGTAAACAAAATAATGCAGCAGGTATTTACCGAAACACAGGCATTATTTACTGAAGTACTCTCGCCCGCCCTTTTAAAAGAACTGGATTTGCTGCCTAAAAATGCAGCATTGTTTAATATTCATTTCCCAAAGAGCCAGGATTTATTATTGAGGGCACAATTCAGGCTTAAGTTTGAGGAATTGTTTTTTATTCAGCTACAGCTGATTACCAAAAACCTGGTACGAAAGCATAAAATTAAAGGCCACCCTTTTGGCAATGTGGGTGAATACTTTACTGATTTTTATAACAATCATTTGCCTTTTGAGCTGACCAATGCGCAAAAGCGTGTTATAAAAGAAATACGTAATGACATGGGGCAACCCGCCCAAATGAACCGCCTGTTGCAAGGCGATGTAGGTTCGGGTAAAACCATCGTGGCGCTTATGAGTATGCTGCTGGCGCTCGATAACGGTTTTCAGGCATGCCTTATGGCACCTACCGAGATTTTGGCCAACCAGCATTTTATGGGACTTAGCGAACTTGCTACCCCGCTGGGCATCAATATCAAAATACTTACAGGCTCTACTAAAACTGCCGAAAGGCGTATTATTCACGAATCACTGGAGAGTGGCGAACTGCACATTATCATCGGCACACATGCCCTTTTAGAAGATAAGGTGAAGTTTAAAAACCTTGGGCTTGCCGTAATAGACGAGCAGCACCGCTTTGGTGTAGAGCAGCGCAGCAAACTCTGGAAAAAGAACGAAATACCGCCACATGTGCTGGTTATGACTGCCACACCTATTCCGCGTACGCTTGCCATGAGCCTCTATGGAGATCTTGATATTTCGGTTATTGATGAGCTGCCACCGGGACGCAAACCCATACAAACCGTGCACCGGTATGATGGTAACCGTCTTAAGGTTTGGAAATTCCTGAAAGACGAAATAGCTAAAGGCCGCCAGGTATATATTGTATATCCTTTAATTCAGGAAAGTGAAAAGATGGACTACAAAGACCTGATGGATGGCTACGAAAGCATTTCGCGCGATTTTCCACTGCCGCAATATAGCGTGAGTATTGTTCACGGTAAAATGAAACCCGCCGAAAAAGACAGTGAAATGGCACGTTTTGCTGCCAATAAAACCAACATTATGGTAGCTACAACGGTTATAGAAGTAGGCGTTAATGTACCTAATGCCAGTGTTATGGTTATAGAAAGTGCAGAGCGTTTTGGCCTGAGTCAGCTGCATCAGCTACGCGGGCGCGTAGGCCGTGGTGCAGACCAGAGTTATTGTATATTGATGACAGGGGAAAAACTGAGCAACGATACCAAGACCCGCCTGGAAACCATGTGCCGCACTAACGATGGTTTTGAAATTGCCGAAGTAGACCTCAAATTACGTGGCCCCGGTGATATTATGGGAACCCAGCAAAGCGGTGTGCTTAATCTGCAGATAGCAGACCTGGTTAAAGACCGCGACATTTTGATGCTTGCCCGCCAGTATGCCATTGCATTACTAAAAGCAGACCCTGGTATGAACCTGCCCGAAAACGCTGCCCTGCGCAATGCTTATATTGAGCTTACCAAGAAGAAAAATATCTGGAATTATATTTCTTAG
- a CDS encoding DUF3817 domain-containing protein, with protein sequence MTKFFKIIATLEGLSLLLLFFVAMPMKYAYGNETLIRPAGMAHGVLFIGYIILAYLLKEEQNWSFKKFFIVAIASIIPFGTFYIEWKYLKDTQKN encoded by the coding sequence ATGACCAAATTTTTTAAAATAATCGCTACCCTCGAAGGGCTTTCTCTTTTGTTATTATTTTTTGTGGCAATGCCTATGAAATATGCTTACGGCAATGAAACCCTTATACGCCCTGCCGGTATGGCACATGGCGTTTTGTTTATAGGTTATATTATTCTTGCTTACCTGCTTAAGGAGGAACAAAACTGGAGCTTTAAAAAATTCTTTATCGTAGCCATAGCTTCTATCATTCCGTTTGGTACGTTTTATATTGAGTGGAAATACCTAAAGGATACCCAAAAGAACTAA
- a CDS encoding ATP-binding protein produces the protein MKIKTKLILSFSILFLLIVVLSGLAIRQVNYLARDTRNILTANYQSLDYSRAMYKLMDDIDTQPDAIQLFQDKMRGQGNNITEVGEKELTQNLQQDFKVLIDNRKDTLAIKKVRADLNSIMKLNMDAIKRKSSVAEKTADRSEIWIGLSAAVCFILGFTMLLNLPDAIAGPVKKLTESIRQIAVKNYSHRVYLKGNDEFATLAKTFNSMAQKLEEYTASDLSNLMTEKKRVELLISTMEDPVIGLDENHNVLFANDGALAITGLKKEALLNKNIQEVALFNDLVHTLSKDLIIDRDYTAETLKIYADKKESYFEKVLVPINITPTGETELKRLGTFIILRNITAFKELDFAKTNFIATVSHEFKTPIASMKMGLQLLSNERTGVLNTEQQSLVEGIREDADRLLRTTGELLQISEVETGNARINAQACDVEEIINEAIDSNKIAALSNNISIDFKISDGFPDIVADKEKTVWVLSNLISNAIRYSYENSVIEIHVSTKKNGVEIRVKDSGAGIPEAYLSRIFDKYFRVPGTQKEGTGLGLAISKEFMEAQGGNINVMSTLGEGSVFTLSFISA, from the coding sequence ATGAAAATAAAAACCAAGCTGATCCTTTCTTTCAGCATACTGTTCCTTCTTATCGTTGTACTTTCAGGGTTAGCCATAAGGCAGGTAAACTATCTTGCTCGCGATACCCGTAACATCCTTACGGCAAACTACCAGTCGCTTGACTATTCCCGTGCCATGTATAAGCTAATGGATGACATTGACACGCAACCTGATGCAATACAACTATTTCAGGATAAGATGAGAGGGCAGGGCAATAATATTACTGAAGTGGGTGAGAAGGAACTCACACAGAATCTTCAGCAGGATTTTAAAGTGCTAATTGACAACAGGAAAGATACACTTGCAATTAAAAAAGTACGTGCCGACCTTAATAGCATCATGAAACTCAACATGGATGCCATAAAGCGCAAAAGCAGCGTAGCAGAAAAAACAGCAGACCGATCTGAGATATGGATAGGGCTATCAGCTGCGGTGTGCTTTATACTGGGTTTTACCATGCTGCTCAACCTGCCGGATGCCATTGCAGGGCCGGTTAAAAAACTTACCGAAAGTATAAGGCAAATTGCCGTGAAGAACTATAGCCACAGGGTATACCTTAAAGGAAATGATGAGTTTGCCACACTGGCAAAAACCTTTAACTCTATGGCGCAAAAACTGGAAGAGTACACTGCCTCTGATTTGTCTAACCTGATGACCGAAAAGAAACGGGTAGAGCTGCTAATAAGCACTATGGAAGACCCTGTTATAGGGCTTGATGAAAATCATAACGTACTGTTTGCTAACGACGGTGCTCTTGCCATTACAGGGTTAAAAAAAGAAGCATTACTAAATAAAAACATTCAGGAAGTTGCGCTTTTTAATGACCTTGTTCATACCCTAAGCAAAGACCTGATCATTGACCGGGATTACACCGCCGAAACTCTTAAAATATATGCCGACAAAAAGGAAAGCTATTTTGAGAAAGTTTTGGTGCCCATAAATATTACACCTACGGGCGAGACAGAATTAAAGAGGCTGGGCACTTTTATTATCCTGCGTAATATTACAGCCTTTAAAGAACTTGATTTTGCCAAGACCAATTTTATTGCTACGGTATCGCATGAATTTAAAACACCTATAGCCAGCATGAAAATGGGCCTGCAATTACTTAGTAATGAAAGGACTGGTGTACTGAATACTGAGCAGCAAAGCCTTGTAGAGGGCATTCGCGAAGATGCTGACAGGCTATTACGTACTACGGGGGAATTACTTCAAATATCTGAAGTAGAAACAGGTAATGCGCGGATTAATGCACAAGCCTGTGATGTAGAGGAAATAATAAACGAAGCGATAGACAGTAATAAGATTGCTGCACTGTCTAATAATATTAGCATTGATTTTAAAATATCTGATGGCTTTCCGGATATTGTGGCCGATAAAGAAAAAACAGTCTGGGTATTATCTAACCTTATATCTAATGCGATCCGATATTCTTATGAAAATTCGGTAATAGAAATTCACGTTAGTACAAAGAAAAACGGTGTAGAGATTAGGGTTAAGGACTCAGGTGCCGGTATACCCGAAGCGTACCTGTCTCGCATATTCGATAAGTATTTCCGTGTACCCGGTACGCAAAAAGAAGGCACTGGCCTTGGCCTTGCCATTAGTAAAGAATTTATGGAAGCACAAGGTGGCAACATAAATGTTATGAGCACATTAGGAGAGGGGAGTGTTTTTACGTTGAGCTTTATATCTGCATAA
- a CDS encoding DUF1573 domain-containing protein codes for MKKILLLAAVLFTGVATYAQNGPKIEFKSDTVDYGTTTKEEDSGLRVFEFTNTGNADLIITDVKSTCGCTVPSKPKDPIKPGQAGKIEVKYNMHPGPIRKTITVQSNAVNYPEGTVALKLKGEVVEKGKVNVLEKKKSLMDQ; via the coding sequence ATGAAAAAAATTTTACTATTAGCAGCTGTGCTATTTACCGGAGTTGCTACTTATGCACAGAACGGGCCTAAAATTGAATTTAAGAGTGATACCGTAGATTATGGTACCACCACAAAAGAAGAAGACAGCGGCCTGAGGGTATTTGAATTTACCAATACCGGAAATGCCGACCTTATAATTACCGATGTAAAATCTACCTGTGGCTGTACGGTACCCAGCAAGCCTAAAGACCCTATTAAGCCCGGACAAGCCGGAAAAATTGAGGTGAAATATAACATGCACCCCGGCCCCATAAGGAAAACAATAACCGTACAAAGCAATGCGGTAAACTATCCTGAAGGTACTGTAGCCCTAAAGCTTAAAGGCGAAGTAGTTGAAAAGGGTAAAGTAAACGTACTCGAAAAGAAAAAGTCGCTGATGGACCAATAA
- a CDS encoding SprT-like domain-containing protein, producing the protein MQQYLAIVDLSGGTAGGTGSVGGGSWSSTPSLFNPNPGKDEDPDSQYNNPYTLPIIGIVHPLYTNLERYTNTLSDANKEFWNKSQSSKIVKSIQEYLKTHPLSNSLKQILDQLLDEARLNGAIYDIEKSVASPANIDFSAVAGNSANEQRFNAIYNTVASSPLFKKMITNMFGTSERYNVKFKIGPTVNANGTTIPASSNSTVTNTVTLSPDFLTQGSTVSIATTIIHEMIHAYLNVLRLRGGVDPSIIASDDLAACIHNYYKNDLANEAGQHNFMAQNFGPVITQMLLEIKNSLFTAAEIHKVEHPEVYESFYLYAPLNISPANPLTQSQQILLWNWSNFFQWQSYDGLVDHPEFINIFPRGSNDYYFCKKYIGIGNSAFKHE; encoded by the coding sequence TTGCAACAATATTTAGCCATTGTAGATTTGTCAGGCGGAACCGCAGGTGGCACAGGATCTGTTGGAGGTGGCTCATGGAGTAGTACACCAAGCCTTTTTAATCCTAACCCGGGAAAAGATGAGGATCCTGACTCGCAATATAATAACCCTTATACCTTGCCAATTATAGGTATTGTACATCCACTTTATACTAATTTAGAGCGCTATACCAATACGTTAAGTGATGCTAATAAAGAATTTTGGAATAAGAGTCAAAGTTCTAAAATTGTAAAAAGTATACAGGAATACTTAAAAACCCATCCTTTATCAAACAGTTTGAAGCAAATATTAGATCAGTTGCTTGATGAGGCAAGGTTAAACGGTGCAATTTATGATATAGAAAAATCTGTGGCATCGCCAGCCAATATAGATTTTAGTGCCGTAGCCGGCAATTCAGCTAATGAGCAGCGTTTTAATGCCATCTATAATACGGTTGCGTCATCACCATTGTTTAAAAAAATGATTACAAATATGTTTGGCACCAGTGAAAGATACAATGTAAAGTTTAAGATAGGCCCGACCGTAAATGCTAATGGTACAACAATACCGGCTTCGTCTAATAGCACAGTTACAAATACAGTAACACTAAGCCCTGATTTTCTAACACAGGGATCTACAGTAAGTATTGCTACCACCATAATACATGAAATGATACATGCATACCTAAACGTACTGAGGCTACGTGGTGGAGTAGACCCATCAATTATAGCATCAGACGATTTAGCGGCTTGCATACACAATTATTACAAGAATGATTTGGCTAATGAAGCAGGACAACATAATTTTATGGCCCAAAATTTTGGGCCTGTAATAACCCAAATGTTGTTAGAAATTAAAAACAGTTTGTTTACAGCGGCTGAAATTCATAAAGTAGAACATCCTGAAGTTTATGAAAGTTTTTATTTATATGCGCCTTTAAATATATCACCTGCTAATCCTCTTACGCAATCTCAGCAGATTTTACTATGGAACTGGAGTAATTTTTTTCAATGGCAAAGTTATGATGGATTAGTAGATCATCCTGAGTTTATAAATATTTTCCCAAGAGGATCAAATGATTACTATTTTTGTAAAAAATATATAGGCATTGGTAATTCCGCTTTTAAACATGAATAA
- a CDS encoding valine--tRNA ligase, giving the protein MTIPSQFDPKAVETKWYDYWMKNNYFHSEPDSRTPYTIVIPPPNVTGVLHMGHMLNNTIQDVLIRRARLRGFNACWVPGTDHASIATEAKVVAKLKTEGINKADLSREEFLGHAWEWTHKYGGVILDQLKKLGASCDWERTKFTMDPDMSAAVIKSFVDLYNKGLIYRGYRMVNWDPEAKTTLSDEEVIYEERQGKLYHIKYQIEGTQDYITVATTRPETILGDTAICINPNDERYTHLKGKKAIVPIVNRVIPIIFDEYVDMEFGTGALKVTPAHDVNDKELGNKHNLEIIDIFNEDATLNSYGLHYAGKDRFVVRDEIATELKELGNLEKVETHLNKVGTSERTKAVIEPRLSDQWFLKMEDLVKPAIKAVLETEDVKLYPSRFNNTYRHWLENIRDWNISRQLWWGHQIPAYYYGDTKEDFVVANTPEAALELAKEKTGNAALTITDLKQDPDALDTWFSAWLWPMSVFDGVVNPDNEEFKYYYPTNDLVTGPDILFFWVARMIMAGYEFSGEKPFTNVYLTGLVRDNQRRKMSKSLGNSPDPLDLIEKFGADGVRVGLLLSASAGNDIMFDEELCNQGKGFTNKIWNAFRLIKGWEVADIEQPEYAKKAIAWYEAKLNKTLLEIDDHFEKYRISDALMAIYKLVWDDFCSWFLEMIKPGYQQPIDGATFAKAIEMLESNLKLLHPFMPFLTEEIWQHIAERSTKEALIVSTWPVAKPVDEKLLTDFDHAAEVIAGIRTIRKDKNIPFRETIELKIVNSENVSDSFDSIVTKLGNVTAVEYITEKINGALTFRVKSNEYFIPVTGAVNIEEEIAKLEEELKYNQGFLKSVQSKLNNEKFMAGAPEKVVANERQKEADALAKIATLQQSLESLR; this is encoded by the coding sequence ATGACAATACCATCGCAATTTGACCCAAAAGCAGTAGAAACCAAGTGGTATGACTACTGGATGAAAAACAACTATTTCCATTCAGAGCCAGATAGCCGTACACCTTATACCATAGTCATCCCGCCGCCTAATGTTACCGGGGTACTGCACATGGGCCACATGCTTAATAACACCATACAGGATGTACTTATACGCCGTGCACGCCTTAGGGGCTTTAACGCCTGCTGGGTACCCGGCACAGACCACGCCAGTATAGCTACAGAAGCTAAAGTAGTTGCCAAGCTAAAAACAGAAGGCATAAACAAAGCCGACCTGAGCCGTGAAGAATTTTTAGGGCATGCCTGGGAGTGGACACATAAATATGGTGGTGTAATCCTGGACCAGCTTAAAAAACTGGGAGCGTCATGCGACTGGGAGCGTACCAAGTTTACTATGGACCCTGATATGAGTGCAGCGGTTATAAAATCGTTTGTAGACCTGTATAACAAAGGACTTATTTATCGTGGTTACCGTATGGTAAACTGGGATCCGGAGGCAAAGACAACGCTTTCTGACGAAGAAGTTATTTATGAAGAACGCCAGGGTAAGCTATATCATATTAAATACCAGATTGAAGGTACCCAGGATTATATAACTGTTGCTACAACACGCCCTGAGACTATTCTTGGCGATACTGCAATATGTATTAACCCTAACGATGAGCGTTATACGCACCTTAAGGGTAAAAAGGCAATCGTGCCTATTGTAAACCGTGTAATACCTATCATTTTTGATGAGTATGTAGACATGGAATTTGGTACAGGTGCACTTAAGGTAACACCTGCGCACGATGTTAATGATAAGGAGCTTGGTAACAAGCACAACCTTGAGATAATTGACATATTTAACGAAGATGCTACCCTTAACAGTTATGGCCTGCACTATGCTGGTAAAGACCGTTTTGTGGTGCGCGATGAAATTGCTACAGAACTTAAAGAACTTGGCAATCTTGAAAAAGTAGAAACACACCTTAATAAGGTAGGCACATCTGAAAGGACTAAAGCGGTTATAGAGCCAAGGCTTAGCGACCAGTGGTTCCTTAAAATGGAAGATCTTGTAAAGCCGGCCATAAAAGCGGTACTTGAAACGGAAGATGTAAAGCTGTACCCAAGCCGTTTTAACAACACTTACCGCCACTGGCTTGAAAACATACGCGACTGGAATATTTCGCGCCAGCTGTGGTGGGGACACCAGATACCGGCGTACTATTATGGCGATACAAAAGAAGATTTTGTTGTAGCTAATACACCCGAAGCTGCACTGGAATTAGCCAAGGAAAAAACCGGTAATGCAGCACTTACCATTACCGACCTGAAGCAGGATCCTGATGCGCTTGATACCTGGTTCTCTGCATGGCTGTGGCCAATGAGCGTATTTGATGGTGTTGTAAACCCTGATAACGAAGAATTTAAATATTACTATCCAACAAATGATCTTGTTACCGGCCCGGATATCCTTTTCTTCTGGGTGGCACGTATGATCATGGCGGGATATGAATTTAGTGGCGAAAAGCCGTTTACTAATGTATACCTTACTGGTCTGGTACGCGATAACCAGCGCAGGAAAATGAGCAAATCGTTAGGTAACTCACCGGATCCGCTGGACCTTATTGAAAAATTTGGTGCCGATGGTGTAAGGGTAGGTTTGTTGCTTAGCGCATCTGCCGGTAATGACATTATGTTTGACGAAGAGCTTTGTAACCAGGGTAAAGGCTTTACAAATAAGATATGGAATGCATTCCGCCTGATAAAAGGGTGGGAGGTAGCTGATATAGAACAGCCCGAATATGCTAAAAAAGCGATTGCCTGGTATGAAGCTAAGCTGAACAAGACCCTTTTAGAAATTGATGACCATTTTGAAAAGTACCGAATAAGCGATGCGCTTATGGCAATTTACAAACTGGTTTGGGACGACTTCTGTTCTTGGTTCCTTGAAATGATTAAGCCGGGCTATCAGCAGCCTATTGACGGCGCTACTTTTGCTAAAGCTATAGAAATGCTTGAAAGTAACCTTAAGCTGCTGCATCCGTTTATGCCGTTCCTTACCGAAGAAATTTGGCAACACATTGCAGAAAGATCTACTAAAGAAGCACTTATTGTATCTACATGGCCGGTAGCAAAGCCTGTTGATGAAAAGTTGCTTACAGACTTTGACCATGCTGCCGAGGTAATTGCGGGTATACGTACAATAAGAAAAGACAAGAATATTCCGTTCAGGGAGACTATTGAACTTAAAATTGTTAACAGCGAAAATGTATCTGACAGTTTTGACAGTATTGTTACAAAACTGGGTAACGTAACTGCCGTAGAATATATAACCGAAAAAATAAACGGCGCACTTACCTTCCGTGTTAAGAGCAATGAATATTTTATTCCTGTTACCGGTGCAGTAAATATTGAAGAGGAGATCGCTAAACTGGAAGAGGAGCTGAAATACAACCAGGGCTTCTTAAAATCGGTACAGTCAAAACTTAATAACGAGAAGTTTATGGCCGGCGCACCTGAAAAGGTTGTTGCTAACGAGCGACAAAAAGAAGCTGATGCCCTTGCAAAAATTGCAACGCTTCAACAAAGCCTGGAATCACTAAGATAA